The region GTGATCCACATTTCATTGTAATGTTTGGACGTTTTGGTTAACATGGACTCCAATATGATGGGACcagctaaaaaaaagaaaacaagttaAAATTCCCAATGTCGACGATGGACTACAATATAGTATTATATATAGCTTCTTGTATGAGGAAAGCCTTCTggtgagagagaaagaaaagaaaaaacgtGACAGCTACCAATTAATTTTACAAAATCACAAGCTGATTTAGGCCTTTTAGTTTCTTCCTGCATGCATACGGAATTGTTGCATAGTTGATACGTACAATGGTAATAAAATTGTAGGGGACAAAGGATGCCAATTTTAATTGAAAGTGATATTTCTGATTAATGCATTATATTACATATATGTAGTGGAGCCCATCTTCTCTTGTAAAGCcacacaccaaaaaaaaaaaaagccacacACGTCTCAAACTGTGTATGCATGGTTTGTTCAAAGCTGACTTTGGACCTTTActttaccatttttttttaactagatTGCTCTGAAAATACCTACCCGAATTTGTGGCGAAGGTCAAATGTTCTAAAGAGTGTGACTGATCTTATTATAGTAAAGAGTTACCGAACCCTAGttaggatgtgtgatgtgaCGTCATGGAAGAAGTGCTTTGTTGGACTGCTCCTCCGTGAAAATGACTCATGCTTCTAGTATATGGAATCAAGTGGATATAGAGGTCGGTCCTTGTAAGACACTTTGACACTCAAGTCAGCAGAGATGAGAGATAAATAATGATTAGGGTTAGAAGATAGTGTATACATGAGTTGTGCACCCTTAACATATTTATACAATAACAAACATGGAGGGAGCCATGTGAAGATATGATGATACATATTAAGTACTATCCAATAATAGTAGATATTATCTTGATTAAGAATCTTTATTCTCATATGCCCAAGTATATCATTTTATTCTAGAACAATTATTAAGAATTGAACTTTCGACCAAACAAATCAAACAACTCGTTTTAGCCATTGTAATTGGTATTCATTGTTATTCACGTATCTTTATTATGCCAGTGTAAAGCTTATTTACCCTTGGCATTCAATTGTTATTTGTCACGTTAGaaactaaattttaaatttaattaaaataataaatcatATAACTTTTTAATATTAAGTGTCATGAAACGAATGAATATTGGTATAAAGAAATTTTACATTTCTTTCTTACTATTTAATTTGTCCATATTATTTACTTTATATTTTGATTAGAAGAATCTAATCAGTCACTCAAGTCAAGTGTAAATTTCTTTGATAGGAGGATGATGAAGGTGAATGGTGATAAATGGGTTATGCTTCTGTCTAGGATGACTCTGCATTGTGGTGTGAACTCTCACCGGTTATACATACGAGGACACTATGACACGTGTCACTAAGGGTAGAAGATGAGGACGATGAAGGTGGGTGATGGTGATAAATGGGTTATGCTTTTGTCTAGGATGACTCTGCATCGTGGCGTGAACCCCCGCCGGTCATACCTATGAGGACACTGTGACACTTGTCACTAAGTGTAAAAGATGAGTGAAGAGACAAATGAGATGGGAACATACTTGGTAGATTTCTCTTGACTCTCCTTTAAATAGGAAAAGGTTGACGAAGCTAAGGTTGTGTTCAATGCTCGCCTCGCACTTCGCAATTGGCCCTTAGATCTTGTTGACATGTTGCTAAACGATGAAGACTGGTTTTGCTTGTGCCAAGGTTAAGGATGGTCAGGAGATGTTAATGTTACTCTCTGTGTTAAGTGTCGTGGTCGAGGATGCCAAAGACATGTCAATGTTGCCCTCTCTACCAAGGTGTGAAGGTCGATAATTCTCATCATACGTCAATGTCACCCTTCCTCCTATGTGAAGCTTAGCTTGCTATATGATTGACCCTCAAATCCTTTATACCTGTCCCAGTGTCAGAAGAATAAACAATGAGAATTGGCTTGATTTGTGGTCATCTTGTCCTTTTGGTTTTATCAACTTGGTGACCATTGGGTGTGGCTTAGAAGACAACCGTGATGTGTTAAACCGCTAAGATTTTCTATATGGTGATGGAGTACTTAACTCGTTCCATTAAGTCAGCTCGGGTTGTGTATCTCATGGATCATCGATACGTCATCCTTAGGCAAAATAATTTAGGATAGTCGAATCGAGGCTAACAGTTCGAAACGTACTGAAAAATGTCGACTTGCTATCGATACATCGTCAGATGATATGCTTATGTCGGTTTGACTTAAATGACTCAGACTATTTCAAAATAGGTCGTCTCGACACTCATAACTCAACATGTGCCGAGGCTTCCAATTGACCAAGGTGTTCGAGATGACATAATTCAAATTTGTTTTACAATTTACAtacttggatttttttttaaatatttttcaagtgaacaaaaaagaagaaaaaaaaaattgtcggCCTAGGCAAAAGTATGGTGAGTGGAAGCGGAGAGTGAGTTTCCAAGTGTGGATGCAGACCGCTCGTGATGAGACCCCAACAATTGCCACGCGATTTAAAATTGATACAAACAAACCCAGCGTCGGTGACTCGTTCTTCACTCGCTCGAGTTCATTCAACTCACTCTCTTCTTATAAATCCAACACTCACTGGCACTGCAACTTCACATTTCATTCATGGCTGATTCAACGTCAAGCGATTCTGTCTCGGTAGACATGGATTCCCTCTCTCCTTCACCCAAGGTATTCACATCATCACCTTCTATCAATCAATCACCAACTGTTTTCTCTTCAATTTTGCTTTCACATTTTAATCTTCTGAGCTTAATCTGCATTGTTTTGTTGGATCCTGAAATTGGGACTGTATGGCTGAATAATGTGAACTTGTAGCCAACTGGATTGACGTAGTGGTTCCGCACTTTTTCTTTTAAGCAAGTGGTCGAGGGTTCGATTTTCAACTTTTGTGaatagaaaaaaaagtaaaaaactcaTTCGCCAGTCTCTTACCGCTTAGTGCGTTGACAGTGAGGCGAGGATTAGTTTCACGACTATCGGTTGTGAGGATACCTTAGTTAAGATCGAAAAAAGAATAATGTGAATGAACTTGGGATTTTGAAAGTGGATTTAGTTAGTTACTATAGTTCACTTTTGGATATAGTTAATTAGTGTTTCTAAGTGCTTACAAGGTTTGAAGAGTCAGTGAAGTTTTTTAGGGGTTGTGTTTTTTAGGCTTTTTTTTCTGTGTAACTTTTTATCAGTGGCAGTATTCTGAGACCAGAGTAAAATAATGTTCTTTTGAAAAGGGATCTCTGATTCTCTTCACATGAATTGTACCTTGAAAGATTTGTACCTTCATGTTATGAATTGTTTCTTTACCATGTGACTTCCCTTTTGTGAATGTATGCGCCTGGTTATAGTTTCTTTTAGCCGAAGCGATTCCACTTTTTGTTGTTGTCACACATGCTAAATGCTCACTCATGAATAGCGGCTTGAAcgtcaaaatgaaaaaaaataatgattccTTCATGGAGATGCTTGAAAGGAGTTTCAGACATGATTTTCTTCATTGCCAATCATAAATCAAACATGCTGTTATTACTTATTACTTATCACTTATCACTTATCACTTAGCATAAGAAATTTATTGTCTTTTCTGGTTAACTTTACGTGCTGTTATGGATTAATATGCTATTGATATCTCTCTGCAGGAGCACATCATCAGAACACGTCATGGTTCTGTCTCTGTTGCAGTGTATGGAGACCAGGACAAACCAGCTCTTATCACTTATCCTGATCTGGCTTTAAATTGTAAGTTTAATGGATTTTAGAATTTGTATATATTCACTTGATTTCTTCTTGTTGATTTCATTAGAGAATTGCATTTTGTTTTGTCTTGTAATTGCAGTTTTTATAGTTATTCTAAGTTCTAACCATCATGGTGAAAATTTAATAATCTGGTTTTTGCTGGTATTAAATATGTATCACAATCGTcttaaaacaaattaaacatttgattttttatctCCTCAAAACTGCAGTTCTGCTCCATATGgagatatttattttctgaaaagTCGAGGTTTGCTCTTTAAAGTTCTTTTGCAGAGAAAGTCAAATAAAAATTGGTGTAGCCTGACTTTTAACAACAATAAAATAACTCTTATCCCAGTAGTGAGTCGCTATATGGTTCACCCGACACCATTGCGCTCgatcaaaaaccaaattttgtggAATATTGTTGACCATGAGGTTGCTTTTAACAATATCTTCCAATGTCATTTTTGGCCTCCCTCTACCCCTCTTCACAAACATTGATTTATTTCTTAACGTCGTTTATTTAATTGACATACTGACAATCTTTCCTTTTGTTTTCATGTATGTGGTTTCATCAGATGTCTCCTGCTTTCAGGGTTTATTATTTTGTCCTGAAGCATATTGCCTGCTGCTTCACAATTTTTGTATATATCACATTAGTCCACCTGGGCATGAGGTTTGTAGCTTTACATCTTAAAGCTGCACTACAGTGTTGCTTGATTCTTATCTCCACACTGTTAATTTATCTGGTTCCTTCTCATTTTTGCTTTCTTCAAGAGCTATTGCAGTTGGGAGCTGCTTCAATTGATCCAGAGTGTCCTATTCTTTCTGTAGATGACTTAGCTGATCAAATAGCTGAGGTTCTTAATATTTTTGGGTGAGTGTCTTCTAATTTAATCAGCAATTGCTTTCCATTTAGTGGCAAGAAAAAACATTGCTTGGAAGCAAATTCCATTTGGCTTAAAATATTGGCAGTTGTGTTTTAATTTACAAAATATTGGCAATTTTAAACTCCTTATAGAGAGTGGACATATATAAAGTGATTGGTTAATGATTTATGTAGCTCATTCTAGAAGATAATTCATCCTGTCCTTCATCTTGGAAAACTTAGTCTGACCCTGCTGCTCTTTTTGTTTGCAGTCTTAGTTCTGTCATGTGTATGGGAGTAACTGCTGGGGCTTATATTCTTACCTTATTTGCTGTAAGTTTTCATGTGTACTATCCCTTAAAAGGCTTTACGATAAAGATACTTAGTACTTACAGGGCTTTCTAATTCTTGACAACAGATGAAGTATAGACAACGTGTTCTTGGATTGATACTTGTTTCTCCTCTTTGTAAAGAACCATCGTGGTCTGAATGGCTGTATAGCAAGGTTCTTTTTTTCCATGCCTAAGAGATTGTATCttgtaaaaaatataaaaaacttCTCTGAAGATTTCTTGTCATATTTGCAGGTCATGTCAAATTTATTATACTTTTATGGCATGTGTGGGGTGGTGAAGGAAATATTGCTGAAGCGATATTTTAGCAAGGTATATTTATATTTACCCTTCCAAAAGCATTCATTGTTCTACTTCCAGTGCTGAGTAATATAATTTCATTTGTTGTGATAGGAAATTCGAGGTGGTACTCATTTACCAGAATCAGATGTAGTTAAAGCATGCCGAAGGGTTAGTTAATATGTAGTTTTCATGTACGGATTGGGTTATAACTGGTAATTTGTTTTATGAAGCTGAAAACTACTTGTCTGAGTCAGTTTTAATGCTTTCTGGCAGTCATTGGATGAGAGGCAGAGTCAGAATGTGTGGCGGTTCCTTGAAGCTATTAATGGGTATTATTGCACTCTTCTgatattgtgatttttttttgaatattttgAGGGCCAGGTGGGTTTTAGCAATGGTGATTTTAATTCTCTGTAAGATGTTTATCATTGCTAAAGGTTGTAACATCGCTCacgaatatatatatatatacattcatGATTCGTCAACACCCGCACGACATCTACCTCACACctaaaaaattacattttggAAACTAATTTCCTAAATACAAACTTTGAATTGCATTCCAAAATGTAAAATTTTACATGCGAGTTCTACCAGTTTCCGGAAATTAGTTTCCAAAATGTATTCACATTCTAGAAACTAGTTTTCggattgtaatttttttaaaagttccAGAGATTATTCcagaatgtatttttttttattctggaAATTTCCAGAATTATTATATAGCCAATTACattctgaaaactagtttcgggAATGTAACT is a window of Lotus japonicus ecotype B-129 chromosome 5, LjGifu_v1.2 DNA encoding:
- the LOC130720175 gene encoding protein NDL2-like, whose protein sequence is MADSTSSDSVSVDMDSLSPSPKEHIIRTRHGSVSVAVYGDQDKPALITYPDLALNYVSCFQGLLFCPEAYCLLLHNFCIYHISPPGHELGAASIDPECPILSVDDLADQIAEVLNIFGLSSVMCMGVTAGAYILTLFAMKYRQRVLGLILVSPLCKEPSWSEWLYSKVMSNLLYFYGMCGVVKEILLKRYFSKEIRGGTHLPESDVVKACRRSLDERQSQNVWRFLEAINGRHDISEGLRKLHCRSLIFVGDTSPFHSEALHITSKLDRRFSALVEVQECGSMVTEEQPHAMLIPIEYFLMGYGLYRSSKMSVSPRSPLSPSCISPELYSPESMGLKLKPIKTRISMEI